The genomic DNA TGAGCTCCAGCACGGGGGCTGCCATGCCGTAAATCCCAGGGTCGCCCCCCGAAACCAGGGCCACCCTTTGCCCGGCCAAGGCCCGCTCCAACGCCTCCTCCGCGCGGTCCAACTCCTCCGTCATCCCCTTGCGCACCACCTCCTTGCCGGCAAGGAGCCCCATCTCCTCCAGGAGCTTGATGTAGGTGCTGTAGCCGATGACCACCTCCGCCTTCCCCAGGGCCTCCTTGGCCCTCAGGGTGAGGCCGGGGAGGTCGCCTGGGCCCATGCCCACCAGGTAGAGCTCTCCCATCTTCACCTCCTGTACCGGTGCCGGAAGTTCGGGTCGTAAAGCCGGCTTCGTACCCCCTTCGCCCGCAACGCTTCCCCCACCAGGAAGACGGTGGTGTCCCGGGCGGGGAGTTGGGCCAAGCCCGAAAGGTCGGTGAGCCCCACCTCTTCGCCCGCCTGACCCACCCTGTGCCCGAAGAGGACCGGGGTGTCCGGGGCTAGGCCCGCCTCCTGGAGTTCCCGGGCGAGCCTTTTGGGGTGCATGCCGGAGAGGTAGACCGCCAGGGTAAGGCCGGGTCGGGCGAGGCTTTTGGGGTCCTGCCCCGGGGGCATGGGGGTGCGCACCCCAAGCCGGGTGAAGGCCACCGCCTGGGCCACCTCGGGGGCGGTGAGGGCGAGGCCCGCCCGGGCCGCCAGGGCGAAGGCGGCGGTGACGCCGGGCACCACCTCCACCTCCACGCCCAGGGCCTCGAGGGCCTCCTTCTCCTCCAGGAGGGTGCCGTAAAGCCCCGGGTCCCCCGAGTGGAGCCGCACTACCCCTGAGCCCTGGGCTGCCTCCTGGGCCAGGAGGGTTGCGATCTCCTCCAGGACCATCCCTTTGGAGTCCCGTAGGACGGCCTTGGGCGCAAGCGCTTGGAGCGTCGCCTCGGGGAAGAGGCTCCCCGTGAAGAGGACGAAGCGGGCCTCCTTGAGGAGGCGCGCCCCCTTGACCGTGAGGAGCTCAGGGTCCCCCGGCCCCCCGCCTACCACGTGCACCACAGGCCTCATACCTCCTCCCGCCATAGCCCCACCAGGGTCCAGTAGTCCCTTTCCATTCCCAAGGCCTCCTCCAGGGGCAGAACCCGTTCCCCGTCCATCCCAAGCCGCAGGAAGGCGAAGCCCTTCCTGTCCGGGAAGGCTTCCTTTAGTCCCGGTAGGTCCTTGGCCTTGTAGACGAAGACGCTCTGGAAGCGGTCTAGCCCCTTGGGTTCCACTCCCTTGAGCCCCGTGACCGCGGCGAAGCCTCCTTCCCCCAAGGCGATGGGCCGCAGGATGCGGGAGGCCGCCAGTTGGTGGGCGCTGATGCCGGGGACGGCCTCCACCGCTATGCCCTCCAGGTGGGGGAGGAGGTTGAGGGGGGAGGCGTAGAGGAGGCTATCTCCTAGGACCAGGTACCCGCCCTCCCCGTGGCGGGCGAGGGCCTCCCGGATGATCTCCGCCGCTTGCCTGCGCGCCCGCTGGCGGGCCTCGGGGTCGTGGCCCGTGAAGAGGGGCAGGGGGACGAGGGGCTTGCCGGGGGGGATGTGGGGCCGGGCCGCCCTGAGGGCCAAGGGCTCCCGCCCCTCCTCCTCCGGGTAGAAGAGGACGGGAAGCCTCTGGATGAGACGGAGGGCCTTGAGGGTCACGAGCTCGGGGTCCCCAGGGCCCACGCCGAGAAGGTAGAGCCTCATGCCCCCTCCTTTGTGGCGGCGAGGAGGACCGTGGGGTTTTGCGCCTCCAGGCGGCGGTAGGGCCCGAGGGGCACCACCCGGCTCGCCTGCACCTGCACCCCCTCCACCTGCAGGCCCGCTTCCCGGAAGAAGGCGTAGGCTTCCAGGAGGTTTTCCAGGGTGATGGCCGCCACCACGAGCCTGCCTCCGGGCCTTAAGGCCCGCAGGCTTTCCGCCAGTATTTCCCGCATCTCTCCCCCGCTTCCCCCCACGAAGACGGCGTGGGGGGCGGGGAGGCCCTTCAGGGCCCCGGGGGCCTCCCCCCGCACCAGGACGAGGTTGTGGGCTCCGAAGCGGCGGGCGTTCTCCTCAATGTGGGGCCAGGACTCGGGGTTTCGCTCCACGGCGTAGACCTGCCCCCAGGGGGCGAGGCGCGCCGCCTCAATCCCCACGCTCCCCGTGCCCGCCCCGACGTCCCAGAGGATGCCGTCCGGGGGTAAGGCGAGGAGGCCCAGGGCCAGGAGGCGCACCTCCCGCTTGGTGATGAGGCCCCGCTTGGGAACCCGTTGCTCAAAGGCCTCGTCGGGGAGGAAGCCCAGGCGGGGAGGGAGGGGGCCTTGGGCCTCGAGGACGAGCACGTTGGGGTCCAGGAAGCTCTCCCGGGCCACGGCCTCCAGGTCCGGGAAGCTCCGCACCCGCTCGTCTTCCTCCCCGAGCCTTTCCGCCACGTGGGCCCGAAAGGGCCCCGCCCCCATGGCGAGGAGGGCTTCCGCCACCCGGGCGGGGGTGTTCTCGGGGTCGGTGTAGATCACGGAGAGGGGGGAGAGGGCCACTTCCAGGAGCACACCCCCGAGGGG from Thermus hydrothermalis includes the following:
- a CDS encoding cobalt-precorrin-4/precorrin-4 C(11)-methyltransferase produces the protein MRPVVHVVGGGPGDPELLTVKGARLLKEARFVLFTGSLFPEATLQALAPKAVLRDSKGMVLEEIATLLAQEAAQGSGVVRLHSGDPGLYGTLLEEKEALEALGVEVEVVPGVTAAFALAARAGLALTAPEVAQAVAFTRLGVRTPMPPGQDPKSLARPGLTLAVYLSGMHPKRLARELQEAGLAPDTPVLFGHRVGQAGEEVGLTDLSGLAQLPARDTTVFLVGEALRAKGVRSRLYDPNFRHRYRR
- a CDS encoding precorrin-2 C(20)-methyltransferase; translation: MRLYLLGVGPGDPELVTLKALRLIQRLPVLFYPEEEGREPLALRAARPHIPPGKPLVPLPLFTGHDPEARQRARRQAAEIIREALARHGEGGYLVLGDSLLYASPLNLLPHLEGIAVEAVPGISAHQLAASRILRPIALGEGGFAAVTGLKGVEPKGLDRFQSVFVYKAKDLPGLKEAFPDRKGFAFLRLGMDGERVLPLEEALGMERDYWTLVGLWREEV
- the cbiE gene encoding precorrin-6y C5,15-methyltransferase (decarboxylating) subunit CbiE, with product MVYLIGMGARGREGLSLLALRRVAEAEVLVGGARHLAQFPEHPGEKLAVKGPLEALLDRAAERVQAGKRVAFLASGDPLFHGIGKRVLERFPEAEVHPAPTAFQEAFARLKRPWDEARFFSLHGRPLGGVLLEVALSPLSVIYTDPENTPARVAEALLAMGAGPFRAHVAERLGEEDERVRSFPDLEAVARESFLDPNVLVLEAQGPLPPRLGFLPDEAFEQRVPKRGLITKREVRLLALGLLALPPDGILWDVGAGTGSVGIEAARLAPWGQVYAVERNPESWPHIEENARRFGAHNLVLVRGEAPGALKGLPAPHAVFVGGSGGEMREILAESLRALRPGGRLVVAAITLENLLEAYAFFREAGLQVEGVQVQASRVVPLGPYRRLEAQNPTVLLAATKEGA